Proteins encoded together in one Phoenix dactylifera cultivar Barhee BC4 unplaced genomic scaffold, palm_55x_up_171113_PBpolish2nd_filt_p 001323F, whole genome shotgun sequence window:
- the LOC120108407 gene encoding uncharacterized protein LOC120108407 isoform X2, with the protein MQEQFMHKNRLQEYAQRSSIPLPIYQTVNEGHPYASQFRSTVLIDGVTFMSSRTFPRRKEAEQDVAKLALEGISRKIKDEGIPLIHADTTFCKSILHEYAVKMYIEKPAYTTSQLEGVLLPSFISSLVFDGKTYTGAAGRNKKEAEQIAARAVIQSILAHSDTRIIMSEIVKSKGKLYAAIQKNNDSGLSHLGNAASGQQARNDSSGSTVKRKKIQAAPANDDLAGVANHKQLLLGQRPAAAETEPLLEAKKPIEEYPCEQSFGPIGGGTSPPVLSQDVLPSGLKRIVFESSDGSYHAEQNQVNDLDGPSMQSYDAQYRFLVARESARGRSRTEDINTGKHGLNR; encoded by the exons AGCAATTCATGCATAAAAACCGCTTACAAGAATATGCTCAAAGGTCATCCATACCTTTGCCAATATATCAAACTGTTAATGAAGGGCATCCATATGCATCACAATTTAGATCTACTGTTCTGATAGATGGAGTGACATTCATGTCATCTCGGACATTTCCTCGTCGAAAAGAAGCAGAGCAAGACGTGGCAAAACTTGCTCTTGAAGGCATATCTAGGAAGATAAAGGATGAAGGAATTCCCCTAATTCATGCA GATACTACATTCTGCAAGTCTATCCTTCACGAATATGCAGTGAAGATGTATATAGAGAAGCCTGCATACACAACATCTCAATTAGAAGGGGTGCTGCTTCCTTCTTTTATATCATCTTTGGTTTTTGATGGAAAAACTTATACAGGTGCTGCAGGAAGAAACAAGAAGGAAGCAGAACAGATTGCTGCACGTGCTGTTATTCAATCCATCTTAG CTCACTCTGATACAAGGATTATCATGTCTGAAATTGTAAAATCCAAGGGTAAATTGTATGCTGCAATACAAAAGAACAATGACTCAGGTTTATCACATCTGGGAAATGCAGCCTCGGGACAGCAGGCAAGGAATGACTCTAGTGGCAGTActgtgaaaagaaaaaaaattcaggcTGCCCCAGCAAATGACGACTTAGCTGGTGTtgcaaatcataagcaattgctCTTGGGGCAACGTCCTGCTGCTGCAGAGACAGAACCACTTCTTGAAGCTAAGAAACCTATAGAAGAATATCCATGCGAACAAAGTTTTGGACCAATTGGAGGGGGCACATCACCGCCAGTTCTTTCACAAGATGTTCTACCTTCAGGATTAAAGAGGATTGTGTTCGAGTCATCTGATGGATCTTATCATGCTGAACAAAACCAGGTAAATGATCTGGATGGGCCATCTATGCAATCCTATGATGCTCAATACAGGTTCCTAGTAGCCAGAGAAAGCGCTCGAGGAAGAAGCAGAACAGAGGACATCAACACAGGAAAGCACGGACTGAACA